The Mercurialis annua linkage group LG8, ddMerAnnu1.2, whole genome shotgun sequence genome window below encodes:
- the LOC126662018 gene encoding uncharacterized protein LOC126662018 has product MKSLSLSLSQTKVSTSQPGNPLVAFEHKRDAYGFAVRPQHLHRYREYANIYKEEEEERSERWKTFLELQAESAELPINDLSLEEDSTLDAETTQKETRNGVEAEDLSNGDSGSHVSPESLTEVDEKQSTASKRIHRVQIWTEIRPSLNQIEELMSIRIKKKGNPLKDQLDNKKELSVEDTKLAKIASEEDSEDEFYDVERSDPVQDNSSSDGVSVSGTGATAADGTPLESFFPWKEELEFLVRGGVPMALRGELWQAFVGVKARRVDKYYQNLLASDFNSGHHEEQSGTDAKGSTTDPACVPEKWKGQIEKDLPRTFPGHPALDNDGRNALRRLLTAYARHNPSVGYCQAMNFFAALLLLLMPEENAFWALMGIIDDYFDGYYSEEMIESQVDQLVFEELVRERFPKLVNHLDYLGVQVAWVTGPWFLSIFMNMLPWESVLRLWDVLLFEGNRVMLFKTALALMELYGPALVTTKDAGDAVTLLQSLAGSTFDSSQLVLTACMGYQNVDEIRLQELRNKHRPAVIDTIEERTKGLQAWRDSHGLASKLYNFKHDPKSMLIEANKQKSGDLSRSGSGSTNADEVLVSLTGDMEIDSVPDLQDQVVWLKVELCKLLEEKRSAVLRAEELETALMEMVKQDNRRQLSARVEQLEEEVSELRRAISDKQEQESVMLQVLMRVEQEQKVTEDARRYAEQDAAAQRYAAQVLQEKYEEALGSLAEMEKRAVMAESMLEATLQYQSGQLKTQPSPRSSHPDSPRGNHEPAQEIPARKIGLLSRPFGLGWRDRNKAKPANAEEAHNGKSFNEVQSPIPEQKANEVESLSTEQKANEVRNPSTGQRPYGR; this is encoded by the exons ATGAAGTCGCTGTCTCTGTCGCTGTCTCAGACCAAGGTCTCGACGAGTCAGCCCGGTAATCCTCTCGTCGCCTTTGAGCACAAGAG GGATGCGTATGGATTTGCAGTTAGACCGCAGCATTTACACAGATACAGAGAATATGCTAATATTtacaag GAAGAAGAGGAGGAAAGATCAGAAAGGTGGAAAACTTTCTTGGAACTACAAGCTGAATCTGCTGAATTGCCTATAAATGACTTATCTTTGGAAGAAGACAGCACATTGGATGCTGAAACAACACAGAAGGAGACGAGGAATGGTGTTGAAGCAGAAGATTTAAGCAATGGGGATTCTGGTTCTCATGTTTCGCCTGAAAGTCTTACTGAAGTTGACGAGAAACAGTCCACTGCCAGTAAAAGAATTCATAGGGTGCAAATATGGACTGAGATTAGACCATCGCTTAATCAAATTGAAGAGTTGATGAGCATTCGTATAAAAAAGAAGGGGAATCCACTAAAAGACCAGCTAGATAATAAGAAAGAACTTTCTGTTGAAGATACAAAATTGGCAAAAATTGCCTCAGAAGAGGACTCAGAGGATGAGTTTTATGATGTTGAAAGGTCAGATCCAGTTCAAGACAACTCTTCCAGTGACGGTGTTAGTGTCTCCGGTACAGGTGCTACTGCAGCTGATGGGACCCCTCTTGAATCATTCTTCCCCTGGAAAGAAGAACTGGAGTTTCTTGTTCGTGGTGGTGTGCCGATGGCACTCAGGGGAGAG ctTTGGCAAGCATTTGTAGGTGTAAAGGCACGCCGGGTGGATAAGTATTACCAGAATTTGCTTGCTTCAGATTTTAATTCAGGACATCATGAAGAACAGTCAGGTACTGACGCTAAGGGTTCAACTACAGACCCTGCTTGTGTACCTGAGAAGTGGAAAGGGCAGATTGAGAAG GACTTACCTCGGACATTTCCAGGCCATCCTGCATTGGATAATGATGGCCGAAATGCTTTAAGGCGGTTGCTTACAGCTTATGCTCGGCACAACCCCTCTGTTGGTTACTGTCAG GCTATGAATTTTTTCGCTGCCTTGTTACTGCTTCTGATGCCTGAGGAAAATGCATTCTG GGCACTGATGGGAATAATTGATGACTACTTTGATGGCTATTACTCTGAGGAAATGATAGAGTCTCAG GTTGATCAACTTGTTTTCGAGGAGCTAGTGCGCGAAAGATTTCCTAAATTAG TGAATCATCTGGATTACCTAGGAGTGCAGGTTGCATGGGTAACAGGACCCTGGTTCCTTTCCATCTTCATGAACATGCTTCCATGGGAAAGTG TTCTTCGACTGTGGGATGTGCTTCTTTTTGAAGGAAACCGTGTCATGCTGTTTAAGACTGCACTTGCTTTGATGGAATTATATG GCCCTGCATTGGTCACTACCAAGGATGCTGGAGATGCAGTCACTTTGCTACAGTCTCTAGCTGGCTCAACATTTGATAGCAGTCAACTTGTATTAACAGCTTGTATGGGTTATCAAAATGTAGATGAAATTAGATTACAGGAGTTGAGAAATAAGCATCGGCCTGCGGTTATAGATACAATCGAGGAAAGAACAAAAGGGCTTCAAGCTTGGAGAGATTCACACGGTCTAGCATCAAAGCTGTATAACTTTAAGCATGACCCCAAGTCAATGCTGATAGAGGCAAATAAGCAGAAAAGTGGTGACTTATCTCGTTCAGGGTCTGGATCCACTAATGCAGATGAAGTTCTTGTAAGCTTGACAGGGGACATGGAGATAGATTCTGTTCCAGATCTTCAAGATCAG GTGGTTTGGTTGAAGGTTGAGCTATGCAAGTTGCTAGAGGAGAAAAGATCTGCTGTACTCAG GGCAGAAGAGTTGGAGACTGCTCTCATGGAGATGGTCAAGCAGGATAATAGGCGGCAATTGAGTGCCAGG GTTGAACAGTTAGAGGAAGAAGTTTCTGAGTTGCGGAGGGCCATTTCTGATAAGCAGGAACAAGAAAGCGTCATGCTTCAG GTTTTAATGCGAGTAGAGCAAGAGCAAAAGGTGACGGAGGATGCTCGCAGATATGCTGAGCAAGATGCAGCAGCTCAGAGATATGCGGCTCAAGTGCTACAG GAAAAGTATGAAGAAGCCCTTGGTTCACTTGCTGAAATGGAGAAAAGAGCGGTAATGGCAGAGTCAATGTTGGAGGCTACTTTACAGTATCAATCAGGACAGCTTAAAACCCAACCTTCACCACG GTCATCTCATCCAGACTCTCCACGAGGAAATCATGAGCCTGCACAAGAGATACCCGCTAGAAAGATTGGGTTGCTGTCTCGACCGTTTGGACTTGGTTGGCGTGACCGCAACAAG GCAAAACCTGCAAATGCCGAAGAAGCACACAACGGGAAGTCTTTCAATGAGGTACAGAGTCCTATCCCAGAGCAGAAGGCCAATGAAGTAGAGAGTTTAAGCACCGAGCAGAAGGCCAACGAGGTGCGGAATCCAAGCACTGGTCAGAGGCCTTACGGTAGATAA